In Desulfotignum phosphitoxidans DSM 13687, a single window of DNA contains:
- the pyrR gene encoding bifunctional pyr operon transcriptional regulator/uracil phosphoribosyltransferase PyrR, with the protein MKQTQPILNASDFKRILSRIAHEIIEKHQGADNLALVGIQTRGDFLAHRLADQIRKIENVTLPVGSMDINMYRDDWTKISHQPVVRPSDIPFSVNDTNIVLVDDVLYTGRTIRAAMEALMDFGRPARIELAILVDRGHRELPIQADYKGIFMDTGHQDTIQVHVSEHDDQDLVFREINS; encoded by the coding sequence ATGAAACAGACACAACCCATTCTCAATGCTTCGGATTTCAAACGCATTCTTTCCCGAATCGCCCACGAAATCATTGAAAAACACCAGGGTGCCGACAATCTGGCCCTGGTGGGGATTCAGACCCGGGGAGATTTTCTGGCCCACCGCCTGGCAGACCAGATCCGGAAAATTGAGAATGTGACCCTGCCCGTGGGCAGCATGGATATCAACATGTACCGGGATGACTGGACAAAAATCAGTCATCAGCCGGTTGTCAGGCCGTCTGATATTCCGTTCAGCGTGAACGACACCAATATTGTTCTGGTGGATGATGTGCTGTACACCGGCAGAACCATCAGAGCCGCTATGGAAGCGCTCATGGATTTCGGCCGCCCTGCCCGCATCGAACTGGCCATCCTTGTGGACAGAGGCCATCGGGAGCTGCCCATTCAGGCGGATTACAAAGGCATTTTTATGGACACAGGTCACCAGGATACCATCCAGGTGCATGTGTCCGAACATGATGATCAGGATCTGGTATTCAGGGAAATCAATTCATGA
- a CDS encoding MogA/MoaB family molybdenum cofactor biosynthesis protein produces the protein MSTEEHRKKAVQHIRIAVISISTTRKLADDKSGAWIKKQAQKEGHEVVIHQVVKDDITDIRNLLTHVVEKITPHAVIMTGGTGISPKDVTIEAVHPFFEKTLSAFGPVFAQLSFEEIDAAAIGSRATAGIIKNILVFCIPGSLKACKLACNALIFPEIGHLLKHMRE, from the coding sequence ATGAGCACTGAAGAACACAGGAAAAAAGCGGTCCAGCATATCCGGATAGCGGTGATCAGCATATCCACCACACGGAAGCTGGCAGATGATAAAAGCGGGGCCTGGATCAAAAAACAGGCCCAGAAAGAAGGACATGAGGTGGTGATTCACCAGGTGGTAAAAGATGATATCACTGACATCCGGAATCTGTTGACCCATGTGGTGGAAAAAATAACCCCCCATGCAGTGATCATGACCGGCGGCACGGGCATCAGCCCCAAAGATGTGACCATTGAAGCGGTACACCCGTTCTTTGAAAAAACGCTCTCCGCATTCGGCCCCGTGTTTGCCCAGCTCTCTTTTGAAGAGATCGATGCGGCAGCCATTGGTTCCAGGGCCACGGCCGGTATTATCAAAAATATCCTGGTGTTCTGCATCCCGGGCAGTCTTAAAGCCTGCAAACTGGCCTGCAACGCATTGATTTTTCCGGAAATCGGACACCTGCTCAAACATATGAGGGAATAA
- a CDS encoding DUF933 domain-containing protein yields MKVGIIGLPQTGKKTLFQILTGNAALDPAKANKPVPGAADIMDSRFNTLVDMYQPKKQVRARLDLALLPRLEAETIAGGEIFRDIADMDAICHVIRAFEDDAVYHAQGSVNAWRDFENVNAELLMHDQIFAEKRIQRLADEVKKIKDEARQKELDLMQRIQAHLEQENPLRLMALSPDEDKMIRSYPFITRKKMVIAVNVAEEDLGNQDLLARFAPACQAQAIEVMLVSAKVEAEIALLDTASEKQEFLDALGIEETALEMLTRLCLRSLNLISFFTVGKDEVRQWLVRRESTAPRAAGVIHSDLERGFIRAEVFSYDDLIAFGSEAELKKAGRFYVEGKTYLVKDGDILNIRFSV; encoded by the coding sequence ATGAAAGTCGGTATTATCGGCCTGCCCCAGACAGGCAAGAAAACGTTGTTTCAGATTTTAACGGGAAATGCGGCACTGGATCCGGCAAAAGCAAACAAACCCGTGCCCGGGGCCGCAGATATCATGGACTCCCGGTTCAACACCCTGGTGGATATGTATCAGCCCAAAAAACAGGTCCGGGCCCGGCTGGATCTGGCGCTGCTGCCCAGGCTGGAAGCCGAGACCATTGCCGGCGGCGAGATTTTCAGGGATATTGCGGACATGGATGCGATCTGTCATGTGATCCGCGCGTTTGAAGATGATGCTGTGTATCATGCCCAAGGATCGGTGAATGCGTGGCGGGATTTTGAGAATGTGAATGCGGAACTGCTCATGCATGATCAGATTTTTGCGGAAAAACGGATCCAGCGGCTGGCCGATGAGGTGAAAAAAATAAAAGATGAGGCCCGGCAGAAAGAACTGGATCTGATGCAGCGCATTCAGGCACACCTGGAGCAGGAAAATCCGTTGCGGTTGATGGCATTGTCCCCGGATGAGGACAAAATGATCCGCAGCTATCCGTTCATCACCCGGAAAAAAATGGTGATTGCCGTGAACGTGGCGGAAGAGGATCTGGGAAACCAGGATCTGCTGGCCCGGTTTGCCCCGGCCTGTCAGGCCCAGGCCATCGAGGTCATGCTGGTGTCCGCCAAAGTGGAAGCGGAAATCGCATTACTGGACACGGCATCGGAAAAACAGGAGTTTCTGGATGCGCTGGGCATTGAAGAAACAGCCCTTGAAATGCTCACCCGGCTGTGCTTAAGATCTTTGAACCTGATCTCTTTTTTCACTGTGGGCAAAGACGAAGTACGGCAATGGCTGGTGCGCCGGGAAAGTACGGCGCCCCGGGCGGCCGGGGTCATTCATTCGGATCTGGAAAGAGGATTCATCCGGGCGGAAGTGTTTTCCTATGATGATTTGATCGCTTTCGGATCGGAAGCGGAATTGAAAAAAGCCGGCCGGTTCTATGTGGAAGGTAAAACCTATCTGGTCAAGGACGGGGATATTTTAAACATCCGCTTTTCCGTTTAA
- a CDS encoding YhbY family RNA-binding protein, with protein MAMQLTGSQRKYLRGLAHHLNPGAFVGAKGVTQALVEEIETALDGAELIKIKFVDHKDKAVKTGLLDEISRQTGATMAGMVGHVAVLYRPHKNAEKRRIHLP; from the coding sequence ATGGCGATGCAGTTGACCGGGAGCCAGCGCAAATATCTGCGGGGTCTGGCCCATCATTTGAATCCCGGGGCGTTTGTGGGCGCCAAAGGGGTGACCCAGGCCCTGGTGGAAGAAATCGAAACCGCCCTGGACGGGGCTGAACTGATCAAGATCAAGTTTGTGGATCATAAGGATAAAGCCGTTAAAACCGGGCTGCTCGACGAGATTTCCCGGCAGACAGGCGCAACAATGGCCGGCATGGTGGGGCATGTGGCCGTGCTGTACCGGCCCCACAAAAATGCGGAAAAAAGACGGATTCATCTGCCCTGA
- a CDS encoding manganese-dependent inorganic pyrophosphatase — protein MTTLVFGHKNPDTDSVCAAIALADLKKKLGEDIAPAAQGELNPESKFVLDKFGVAAPAVVTSFAGKDVYLVDHSDLAQSPDDLKEANILGIVDHHKLGDVTTGQPLECWIWPVGCTCTVISRMYKYLGVEIPKDVAGIMLCAILSDTVIFKSATCTDEDKAVCAELAEICGESDLEALGIEMFKVKSAVEGTPIRELVFRDYKDFNMSGKGVGVGQLELVDLSIVDGIKADLEKDIKALKAEKGHHSVLLMLTDIMKEGTELLVASDDESVIEKAFGVAPKDGKAWLPGIMSRKKQIVPDLEKAFS, from the coding sequence ATGACAACTTTGGTATTTGGCCACAAAAACCCGGATACAGATTCTGTCTGTGCCGCCATCGCACTGGCAGATCTCAAGAAAAAACTGGGTGAGGATATTGCCCCGGCCGCCCAGGGTGAACTCAACCCGGAATCCAAATTCGTTCTGGATAAATTCGGCGTGGCCGCCCCGGCCGTGGTAACCAGTTTTGCCGGCAAAGATGTGTACCTGGTGGATCATTCCGACCTGGCCCAAAGCCCGGATGACCTGAAAGAAGCCAACATTTTAGGCATTGTGGACCATCACAAACTCGGGGATGTGACCACGGGTCAGCCCCTGGAATGCTGGATCTGGCCCGTGGGCTGCACCTGCACCGTCATCTCCCGCATGTACAAATACCTGGGCGTGGAAATTCCCAAGGATGTCGCGGGCATCATGCTGTGCGCCATTCTGTCCGACACCGTGATCTTCAAATCCGCCACTTGCACGGATGAAGACAAGGCCGTGTGCGCGGAACTGGCCGAGATCTGCGGTGAGTCTGATCTGGAAGCGTTGGGCATTGAGATGTTCAAGGTCAAATCCGCCGTGGAAGGCACCCCCATCCGGGAGCTGGTGTTCCGGGATTACAAAGACTTCAACATGAGCGGTAAGGGCGTGGGCGTGGGCCAGCTGGAACTGGTGGACCTGTCCATTGTGGACGGCATCAAGGCAGACCTGGAAAAAGATATCAAGGCCCTGAAAGCGGAAAAAGGACACCACTCCGTTCTTTTAATGCTCACGGACATCATGAAGGAAGGCACGGAACTGCTGGTGGCATCCGATGACGAATCGGTCATCGAAAAAGCCTTCGGCGTGGCCCCCAAAGACGGGAAAGCCTGGCTGCCCGGCATCATGAGCCGGAAAAAACAGATCGTACCGGACCTGGAAAAAGCGTTCAGCTGA
- a CDS encoding FAD-dependent oxidoreductase: MIQSILMMGGLGVVIGTALVIASKAFYVYEDPKVLAIDDVLPGANCGGCGMPGCTANAQAIVAGKASVNSCVAAGDDVAQAIAAIMGVSVAEKEPEFAAPGCYYGNNKADLNYAYQGIRDCRAAAMLLGGMKVCHIGCLGLGTCVTACMFNALSMGPDGLPVVDQEKCTGCGACEKICPKNIIRLTSVTRRIIREYTIQDCTTPCQRACPSGLDIRKYVGLIQEGDYAGSLAVIKERMPFPSVISRICPALCEFDCRRLLQDETVAINDLKRFVCDYERKQSQRIQPYKAPATDKNVAVIGGGVEGLAAAYFTARLGHAATVFEKTEVLGGILRTAIARERLTMDLLDWDIQGIQDLGVTFKTGVSVGTDITIPHLLAGEGFDAVFIATGGWDSRMARNEGDNPTPLFPGAHLLIDLVRSGQNENITVSCGRHAVITGGGKFLANAVTTLLEKGVKTVTVVSRKPEDDPDVDLTNLDAEAAQAVTVVYNTGITKVMGQEENLTGVEAVDLFSGEKREIAADTLIIGAGRFPELVFVPVKETDETGEMIAGGALAWEGLELPKKPDVPPQTGLLSKQDVISEYPSAVAAINGGRKAAAAVHHFMYGLEFQDPDLLITQHSRIQNVTQIQQVETTPKTAWDDLAQPMAAATGFSEAKARKEANRCLQCGLICYEKQKA, from the coding sequence ATGATTCAATCGATTCTGATGATGGGGGGACTGGGAGTCGTCATCGGCACGGCCCTGGTGATCGCGTCCAAGGCATTTTATGTATATGAGGACCCCAAGGTCCTGGCTATTGATGATGTACTGCCCGGTGCCAACTGCGGCGGCTGTGGCATGCCCGGGTGTACGGCCAATGCCCAGGCCATTGTGGCCGGAAAAGCCAGTGTCAACTCATGTGTGGCGGCCGGGGATGATGTGGCCCAGGCCATTGCCGCCATCATGGGGGTGTCCGTGGCTGAAAAAGAACCGGAGTTTGCCGCCCCGGGATGTTATTACGGCAACAACAAGGCAGACCTTAATTATGCCTATCAGGGAATCAGAGACTGCCGGGCCGCTGCCATGCTTTTAGGGGGAATGAAAGTCTGTCATATCGGATGCCTGGGTTTGGGCACCTGTGTGACCGCCTGTATGTTCAACGCCCTTTCCATGGGACCGGACGGACTGCCCGTGGTGGATCAGGAAAAATGCACGGGGTGCGGGGCCTGTGAAAAAATCTGTCCCAAAAATATTATCCGGCTCACATCCGTGACAAGGCGCATCATTCGTGAATACACGATCCAGGACTGCACCACCCCCTGCCAGCGGGCCTGTCCTTCCGGGCTGGATATCAGAAAATATGTGGGATTGATCCAGGAAGGGGATTATGCCGGATCTCTGGCCGTGATCAAGGAAAGAATGCCGTTTCCATCAGTCATTTCCCGGATCTGTCCGGCATTGTGCGAGTTTGACTGCCGGCGGCTGCTCCAGGATGAAACCGTGGCCATCAACGATCTTAAACGGTTTGTCTGCGATTATGAAAGAAAACAGTCACAACGGATTCAGCCTTATAAAGCCCCGGCCACAGACAAGAACGTGGCCGTGATCGGCGGCGGTGTGGAAGGATTGGCTGCCGCGTATTTCACGGCCCGTCTGGGTCATGCGGCCACGGTTTTCGAGAAAACCGAAGTGCTGGGCGGCATTTTGCGCACCGCGATTGCCAGAGAGCGCCTGACCATGGATCTGCTGGACTGGGATATCCAGGGGATTCAGGATCTGGGGGTGACCTTTAAAACCGGCGTGTCCGTGGGAACGGACATTACCATTCCGCATCTTTTGGCAGGTGAGGGATTTGATGCCGTGTTCATTGCCACGGGCGGATGGGACTCCCGCATGGCCAGAAACGAAGGGGACAACCCCACGCCGCTGTTTCCCGGCGCGCATCTGCTCATCGATCTGGTGCGCAGCGGGCAAAATGAAAACATCACCGTTTCCTGCGGCAGGCATGCCGTGATCACGGGCGGGGGAAAATTTCTGGCAAACGCCGTGACAACCCTGCTGGAAAAAGGGGTTAAAACCGTGACGGTCGTGTCCAGAAAACCGGAAGATGATCCGGATGTGGATCTGACAAATCTGGATGCTGAGGCAGCCCAGGCCGTGACCGTGGTGTATAACACCGGTATCACAAAGGTGATGGGACAGGAAGAAAACCTGACCGGCGTGGAAGCCGTGGATCTTTTTTCCGGTGAAAAACGCGAAATTGCGGCAGATACATTGATCATCGGGGCCGGGCGGTTTCCGGAACTGGTGTTTGTGCCCGTGAAAGAAACGGATGAAACCGGTGAGATGATTGCCGGAGGTGCCCTGGCATGGGAAGGGCTTGAACTGCCGAAAAAACCGGATGTCCCGCCCCAGACCGGTCTGTTGTCCAAACAGGATGTGATCTCCGAATATCCGTCCGCCGTGGCTGCCATCAATGGCGGCCGAAAAGCGGCAGCTGCGGTGCATCATTTCATGTACGGCCTGGAATTTCAGGATCCTGACCTGTTGATCACCCAACACAGCCGGATCCAGAATGTCACACAGATCCAGCAGGTGGAAACCACACCAAAAACCGCCTGGGATGATCTGGCTCAGCCCATGGCGGCCGCCACGGGGTTTTCCGAGGCAAAGGCCCGCAAGGAAGCAAACCGGTGCCTGCAGTGCGGGTTGATCTGCTATGAAAAACAAAAAGCCTGA
- a CDS encoding alpha/beta hydrolase — translation MTDSNSHDYNALDHPGILAYIFHPRACMRPAGPDDILIPVEENVHIGACFHVAGKSAPTILFFHGNGEIVSDYDDLGPLYTRMGINFFVVDYRGYGWSTGTPTVSDMMADSHRIMDFVTQWCREQEFTGALSVMGRSLGSASAIELAATRPSEVENLIVESGFAATESLLRILGLDPAARGIRMARELDNREKIRQWTGPALIIHGEQDQLIPFSHGQALYDACPSSEKRLIKIAGAGHNDIFLRGLEPYLASVKSLVLPTV, via the coding sequence ATGACAGACAGCAATTCCCACGATTACAACGCCCTGGATCACCCCGGAATTCTGGCGTATATCTTTCATCCCCGTGCGTGCATGCGCCCGGCAGGGCCTGATGACATTCTGATTCCCGTGGAAGAGAATGTTCACATCGGGGCCTGCTTTCATGTGGCCGGCAAATCAGCCCCCACTATTTTGTTTTTCCATGGCAACGGGGAGATCGTGTCTGATTACGATGATCTGGGGCCGTTGTACACCCGCATGGGCATCAATTTTTTTGTGGTGGATTACCGGGGGTATGGCTGGTCAACGGGCACTCCCACGGTATCGGACATGATGGCGGACAGCCACAGGATCATGGATTTTGTGACACAGTGGTGCCGGGAACAGGAATTCACAGGGGCTTTGTCCGTCATGGGCCGGTCTTTGGGCAGTGCCTCGGCCATCGAGCTGGCGGCCACCCGGCCCTCCGAGGTGGAAAATCTGATTGTGGAAAGCGGGTTTGCCGCTACCGAAAGCCTGCTCAGAATACTGGGGCTTGATCCGGCGGCCCGGGGCATCCGCATGGCCCGGGAACTGGACAACCGGGAAAAGATCCGGCAATGGACGGGGCCGGCATTGATTATCCACGGAGAACAGGACCAGCTGATCCCCTTTTCCCACGGCCAGGCCCTGTACGATGCCTGCCCGTCGTCTGAAAAAAGACTGATAAAAATTGCCGGGGCCGGACACAACGATATTTTTCTGCGGGGCCTGGAACCGTATCTGGCTTCTGTGAAATCCCTGGTTTTGCCGACGGTATGA
- a CDS encoding B12-binding domain-containing radical SAM protein, with product MKHAVLINNAHIENFSVRHLGAYLRSRGFRVSIIHYESRKESVFEPMPVRALEMLADFCKEVDLVGITLLTTHLVPRCRQITRYLKDRITAPVIWGGPPVIADPVQFLDEADLVCAGEGEAVMEQLLNRVPFHQIPGLGYAAADGRARVNDLPPMLEVNDLPIPRVDLENGYVLTESGLVPMKDTVPDTLSTYSVLMVRGCPYQCAYCLNSRLRQVFEGKGPYVRKIEVGRVMEELVWAKTHIPHLRRIIIDDDDFFLNSEDRMARFLDRYMKEIGLPVFYIQANTRQITEKKLDILVNSGLDLRYLKIGLQSGSQRISKEIFHRPLDRQAYLKKLEMVMKRNIRVMIDVISDNPYDTLADKYAVLMFYLDILKRIPDPSIERPVKIYDHKLMYYPGTPLYEKVLKDGHIRADYVNQVLLKRSTLRLHEEDRDHDALMVALFNTAANRKPFHRTAHLLLRVLAVPPVFRAAVRYRLAKVLNRWI from the coding sequence ATGAAACATGCCGTGCTCATCAACAACGCCCATATTGAAAACTTCAGTGTCCGGCACCTGGGGGCGTATCTGAGATCCCGGGGATTCCGGGTGTCCATTATTCATTACGAAAGCCGCAAGGAATCGGTGTTTGAGCCGATGCCGGTACGGGCCCTCGAAATGCTGGCCGATTTTTGTAAAGAGGTCGATCTGGTGGGAATCACCCTTTTGACCACCCATTTGGTGCCCCGGTGCCGGCAGATCACAAGGTACCTGAAAGACCGGATCACGGCCCCGGTAATCTGGGGCGGGCCGCCTGTGATTGCTGATCCGGTCCAGTTTCTGGACGAGGCCGACCTGGTGTGTGCCGGAGAAGGGGAGGCTGTGATGGAACAGCTGCTGAACCGGGTGCCGTTCCATCAGATCCCGGGCCTGGGATATGCGGCAGCTGACGGCCGTGCCCGGGTCAATGACCTGCCACCCATGCTGGAAGTCAATGACCTGCCCATCCCCCGGGTGGACCTGGAAAACGGGTATGTGCTGACCGAATCCGGCCTGGTGCCCATGAAAGACACGGTGCCGGACACCCTGTCCACCTACAGCGTGCTGATGGTCAGAGGATGCCCTTACCAGTGCGCCTACTGCCTGAACAGCCGGTTGAGGCAGGTGTTTGAAGGCAAAGGCCCGTATGTGCGCAAGATCGAGGTGGGCCGGGTCATGGAGGAGCTGGTGTGGGCCAAAACCCATATCCCCCACCTGAGGCGGATCATCATCGATGATGATGATTTTTTTCTTAATTCAGAAGACCGGATGGCCCGGTTTCTGGACCGGTACATGAAAGAGATCGGCCTGCCCGTGTTTTACATCCAGGCCAACACCCGGCAGATCACTGAAAAAAAGCTGGATATTCTGGTGAACAGCGGTCTGGACCTGCGGTACCTGAAGATCGGACTTCAGTCCGGCAGCCAGCGGATCAGCAAAGAGATCTTCCATCGCCCCCTGGACCGGCAAGCCTACCTGAAAAAGCTGGAAATGGTGATGAAAAGAAACATCCGGGTGATGATCGATGTGATTTCAGACAATCCCTATGACACCCTGGCCGACAAATATGCGGTACTTATGTTTTATCTGGATATTCTGAAGCGGATTCCGGACCCGTCCATCGAGCGGCCCGTGAAAATTTATGACCACAAACTGATGTATTATCCGGGCACCCCGCTGTATGAAAAGGTGTTAAAGGACGGGCATATCCGGGCTGATTATGTAAACCAGGTGCTTTTGAAACGCAGCACCCTGCGCCTGCACGAAGAAGACCGGGACCATGATGCCCTGATGGTGGCTTTATTCAATACGGCTGCCAACCGGAAACCGTTTCACCGCACAGCTCACCTGCTGCTCAGGGTGCTGGCCGTGCCGCCGGTGTTCCGGGCTGCGGTCCGGTACCGCCTGGCCAAAGTCCTGAACCGGTGGATCTGA
- a CDS encoding glutamate synthase-related protein gives MTYSPKLSSGFTFARNRSTFVSPQSGMCSFCTQDCSGTCEIAQAAVLGAQTVYPTTTGNNQIASEKDYPVDYSHFNINGRVFGARGMSETNDDATIFNVDLERTYGFYNTVKMTMPVILPALIKLNWQDYFSGAAMAGVTCVIGEHARNNEPDLKIEQGQVTDFPLLGNALDCFARYDRGYGQIVVQCNVDDDLMGVPQIAIKKYGAKAIEIKFGQGAKGTQPAIRVKDLETARVKQEQGNLVYPDPGDPVVQKAYEDGVCPNFYTYGRLPLWTENSLTDHIAMLRDMGAKNIYFKMAGYDRADIEEVICIACQAKVDMITFDGAGGGSGYSPSKMMNEWSLPTICLEDAVVRICHRLKSEGYQLPAMVMTGGFASEDQVFKGLAYGEGHVLAIGLCRASMAAAMTGKTIGEQIRNGQVPERFKSYGATIEEIFCDLPDLRALYGTQANTFSTGAIGVFSYLNKIAFGLKHFAALNRKFNLDLLDKTDLIALTSETRALMADQWFVP, from the coding sequence ATGACCTATTCACCCAAATTAAGTTCCGGTTTCACGTTTGCCAGAAACCGGAGCACGTTTGTTTCGCCCCAGTCGGGCATGTGCTCGTTTTGCACCCAGGACTGCAGCGGTACCTGCGAGATCGCCCAGGCGGCCGTGCTGGGAGCCCAGACCGTGTATCCCACCACCACGGGGAACAATCAGATTGCATCGGAAAAAGATTATCCCGTTGATTATTCCCATTTCAATATCAACGGCCGGGTGTTCGGGGCCCGGGGCATGTCTGAAACCAATGATGATGCCACTATTTTCAATGTGGATCTGGAACGGACATATGGGTTTTACAACACGGTCAAGATGACCATGCCCGTGATTCTGCCGGCATTGATCAAGCTGAACTGGCAGGATTATTTTTCCGGGGCCGCCATGGCCGGTGTGACCTGTGTGATCGGGGAACATGCCAGAAACAATGAACCGGATTTGAAAATCGAGCAAGGACAGGTCACGGATTTTCCGCTGCTGGGAAACGCGTTGGACTGCTTTGCCAGATATGACAGAGGGTATGGCCAGATTGTTGTGCAATGCAATGTGGATGATGACCTGATGGGGGTGCCCCAAATCGCCATAAAAAAATATGGTGCCAAGGCCATTGAGATCAAATTCGGGCAGGGGGCCAAAGGTACCCAGCCGGCCATCCGGGTCAAGGATCTTGAGACCGCACGGGTCAAACAGGAACAGGGAAACCTGGTGTATCCGGACCCGGGGGATCCTGTGGTTCAAAAAGCCTATGAAGACGGGGTGTGCCCCAATTTTTACACCTATGGCCGGCTGCCGCTGTGGACTGAAAATTCCCTGACAGACCATATTGCCATGCTGCGGGATATGGGGGCCAAAAATATTTATTTTAAAATGGCGGGATATGACCGGGCCGATATTGAAGAAGTCATTTGCATCGCGTGTCAGGCCAAAGTGGACATGATCACCTTTGACGGGGCCGGGGGAGGGTCCGGTTACAGCCCGTCAAAAATGATGAACGAATGGTCGTTGCCCACCATCTGTCTGGAAGATGCCGTGGTGCGCATCTGTCACCGCCTGAAATCGGAAGGATACCAATTGCCGGCCATGGTGATGACGGGCGGATTTGCCAGCGAGGATCAAGTGTTCAAGGGCCTGGCGTACGGGGAGGGCCATGTGCTGGCAATCGGGCTGTGCCGGGCGTCCATGGCGGCGGCCATGACCGGGAAAACCATTGGGGAACAGATCAGAAACGGCCAGGTGCCGGAACGGTTCAAATCCTATGGGGCCACCATCGAGGAAATTTTTTGTGATCTCCCGGATCTGCGCGCCCTGTACGGCACACAGGCAAACACATTTTCCACAGGCGCCATCGGGGTATTTTCCTATCTCAACAAAATAGCTTTTGGATTAAAGCATTTTGCCGCGTTGAACCGGAAATTCAACCTGGATCTTCTGGATAAAACCGACCTGATTGCGCTCACATCCGAAACCAGGGCCCTGATGGCGGATCAGTGGTTTGTGCCCTGA